A genomic window from Xylanibacillus composti includes:
- a CDS encoding ImmA/IrrE family metallo-endopeptidase, whose translation MNHIKSIVETKIRHYGTNDPSVIASLKNIRILFNDLGDTLGFFSTYKRIRFIHIHSELEESLQRFVCAHELGHAILHPNVNTPFLKKNTYFSINRIEREANKFAVELLLPDSLLCEGMTIYEAARLCGIPEEVAHLKKPL comes from the coding sequence ATGAATCACATTAAATCCATTGTTGAAACTAAGATTCGCCATTACGGTACCAATGACCCCTCTGTAATTGCATCCCTGAAGAACATCAGAATCCTGTTTAATGATTTAGGCGATACACTCGGATTCTTCAGTACTTATAAGCGAATACGCTTTATTCATATTCACTCTGAACTTGAAGAATCCTTGCAACGTTTCGTATGTGCTCACGAACTCGGCCATGCGATATTACACCCGAATGTGAACACTCCGTTCTTAAAGAAGAATACATACTTTTCGATTAACCGAATTGAACGTGAAGCAAACAAATTTGCAGTCGAGTTGCTACTCCCTGACTCACTCTTGTGCGAAGGCATGACCATATACGAGGCAGCTAGGCTGTGTGGCATTCCCGAAGAGGTTGCTCACCTGAAAAAGCCACTGTAA
- the tatA gene encoding twin-arginine translocase TatA/TatE family subunit: MLGNIGPTTLVLIILIALLLFGPSKLPELGRAFGRTLREFKKGANEVINEEEEKRKPEALKGDKENGNLMSAEGDRGKDASDNRRLPD; encoded by the coding sequence ATGCTTGGAAATATTGGACCGACCACCTTGGTGCTGATCATCTTGATCGCTTTGCTGCTATTTGGCCCGAGCAAGCTTCCGGAACTTGGAAGAGCATTCGGGAGAACGCTTCGCGAGTTCAAGAAAGGCGCGAATGAGGTCATCAATGAAGAGGAAGAAAAGCGGAAGCCAGAAGCACTGAAGGGCGACAAAGAGAACGGCAACCTGATGAGTGCAGAAGGAGACCGCGGCAAGGATGCTTCGGATAACCGTCGCTTGCCCGATTAA
- the groL gene encoding chaperonin GroEL (60 kDa chaperone family; promotes refolding of misfolded polypeptides especially under stressful conditions; forms two stacked rings of heptamers to form a barrel-shaped 14mer; ends can be capped by GroES; misfolded proteins enter the barrel where they are refolded when GroES binds): MAKEIKFSEDARRSMLRGVDALANAVKVTLGPKGRNVVLEKKFGSPLITNDGVTIAKEIELEDAFENMGAQLVKEVATKTNDVAGDGTTTATVLAQAMIREGLKNVTSGANPMIIRKGIDKAVKAAVEELKSIAKPVENKNAIAQVAAISSADDEVGQLIAEAMEKVGSDGVITVEESKGFTTELEVVEGMQFDRGYISPYMTTDTDKMEAVLDEPYILITDKKIGNIQEVLPVLEKIVQSGKQLLIIAEDVEGEALATLVVNRLRGTFTCVAVKAPGFGDRRKAMLGDIAALTGGQVITEELGLDLKSATIDQLGRARQVRVTKENTIIVDGSGDPKDISARVSQIKAQLEETTSDFDREKLQERLAKLSGGVAVIKVGAATETELKERKLRIEDALNSTRAAVEEGIVAGGGTALMNVYQAVAGVQADGDEKTGVNIVLRALEAPVRTIASNAGQEGSVVVERLKKEEVGIGYNAATNEWVNMIEAGIVDPAKVTRSALQNAASVAAMFLTTEAVIADKPEPEKAGAPDMGGMGGMGGMM, from the coding sequence ATGGCAAAAGAGATTAAGTTCAGCGAGGACGCACGCCGTTCCATGCTTCGCGGTGTGGACGCCCTTGCAAATGCGGTAAAAGTTACGCTTGGTCCAAAAGGACGCAACGTAGTATTAGAGAAGAAATTCGGAAGCCCCCTGATTACGAACGATGGTGTCACGATCGCGAAGGAAATCGAGTTGGAAGACGCGTTCGAAAACATGGGTGCGCAGCTTGTTAAAGAAGTTGCTACAAAAACAAATGACGTTGCCGGTGACGGAACGACTACTGCAACTGTTCTTGCACAGGCCATGATCCGCGAAGGACTGAAGAACGTTACTTCCGGCGCTAATCCGATGATCATCCGCAAGGGTATCGACAAAGCGGTGAAGGCAGCTGTAGAAGAGCTTAAATCTATCGCAAAGCCGGTTGAAAATAAAAACGCGATCGCCCAAGTTGCAGCTATTTCCTCTGCCGATGATGAAGTGGGTCAACTGATCGCAGAAGCAATGGAGAAGGTAGGCAGCGACGGTGTTATTACCGTTGAAGAATCCAAAGGCTTCACTACTGAGCTGGAAGTCGTAGAAGGCATGCAGTTCGACCGCGGCTATATCTCTCCTTACATGACTACTGACACTGACAAGATGGAAGCTGTATTGGATGAGCCTTACATCTTGATCACTGACAAGAAGATCGGCAATATTCAAGAAGTATTGCCTGTTCTTGAGAAGATCGTGCAATCCGGCAAGCAGCTTCTGATCATTGCTGAGGATGTAGAAGGGGAAGCACTGGCAACACTCGTCGTGAACAGACTTCGCGGTACGTTCACTTGCGTGGCAGTGAAGGCTCCTGGCTTCGGTGATCGCCGTAAAGCCATGCTCGGAGACATCGCAGCATTGACAGGTGGTCAAGTGATTACAGAAGAGCTTGGCTTGGACCTCAAGTCCGCTACAATTGATCAACTCGGTCGCGCTCGTCAAGTTCGCGTAACGAAAGAAAACACGATTATCGTAGACGGAAGCGGCGATCCTAAAGATATTTCCGCACGCGTCAGCCAAATCAAAGCGCAACTGGAAGAAACAACTTCCGACTTTGACCGCGAGAAGCTGCAAGAGCGTCTGGCTAAGCTTTCCGGCGGCGTAGCCGTTATCAAGGTTGGTGCAGCAACTGAAACAGAGCTGAAGGAACGCAAGCTTCGCATTGAAGATGCCCTGAACTCTACTCGCGCAGCAGTAGAAGAAGGTATCGTTGCGGGCGGCGGTACAGCGCTGATGAACGTTTACCAAGCCGTAGCAGGGGTGCAAGCAGACGGCGACGAGAAGACAGGTGTGAACATTGTGCTTCGCGCTCTGGAAGCTCCGGTTCGCACAATTGCTTCCAACGCTGGCCAAGAAGGTTCTGTTGTAGTTGAGCGCCTGAAGAAAGAAGAAGTAGGCATCGGTTACAACGCTGCAACGAACGAATGGGTGAACATGATCGAGGCTGGTATCGTGGATCCGGCGAAAGTTACTCGTTCGGCACTGCAAAACGCAGCATCCGTTGCTGCTATGTTCTTGACTACAGAAGCTGTCATCGCTGACAAGCCTGAGCCAGAAAAAGCCGGTGCCCCTGACATGGGCGGTATGGGCGGCATGGGCGGCATGATGTAA
- a CDS encoding AbrB/MazE/SpoVT family DNA-binding domain-containing protein, which yields MKATGIVRKVDELGRVVIPIELRRTLGVGEKDPLEIYVDGDQIVLRKYQPGCVITGSQDDLIEYGGKLYSRQAIQQLAAKAGI from the coding sequence ATGAAAGCAACAGGTATTGTACGCAAAGTGGACGAGTTGGGTAGAGTGGTCATTCCAATCGAACTTCGGCGTACGTTGGGAGTCGGCGAGAAGGATCCACTCGAAATCTATGTAGATGGTGACCAAATCGTACTTCGCAAGTATCAGCCGGGCTGCGTGATCACCGGCAGCCAGGACGATCTGATTGAGTACGGTGGTAAGCTTTACAGCCGGCAGGCGATTCAGCAGCTAGCTGCAAAAGCTGGTATTTAA
- a CDS encoding helix-turn-helix domain-containing protein, which yields MANLGDRIKHLREKLKFTQKDLSKKTGLTIVQVSRYENNERKPDPEALSALVDALETNADYLLCRTDDPSSSKPYYTLTKKDERDIAKDLERMMSDLESNEAMAFNGEPMDDETRELVRISLENSMRLAKEMAKKKFTPKKYRGNEDE from the coding sequence ATGGCCAATCTTGGCGATCGAATTAAACATTTACGAGAAAAGTTGAAATTTACGCAAAAAGACCTATCGAAGAAAACGGGGTTAACGATTGTACAGGTTTCTCGCTACGAGAATAATGAACGGAAACCCGATCCGGAGGCACTAAGTGCGCTTGTAGATGCATTGGAAACGAACGCGGACTACCTCCTCTGCCGTACAGACGATCCGTCATCTTCAAAACCTTACTACACCCTTACTAAGAAAGATGAGCGCGACATAGCAAAAGACCTCGAACGAATGATGAGTGATCTTGAATCAAATGAAGCCATGGCTTTTAACGGGGAGCCTATGGATGATGAAACAAGAGAGCTCGTGAGGATTTCGTTGGAAAACTCGATGCGACTTGCGAAGGAAATGGCTAAGAAGAAATTTACGCCGAAGAAATATAGAGGTAATGAAGATGAGTGA
- the tatC gene encoding twin-arginine translocase subunit TatC, with amino-acid sequence MPEEQSFVAHLDELRRRLIRVLLVIAVAVIVGMLIANPIIRYIQESGPAADFSLKVFSPWDAVRIYMNVALAVALVIALPYAMLQIWGFVKPGLRREEQVAAVKYVPFVFVLALLGLAFSYFIVFPFAILFSTRLSGSLGLEEMFGISQYFSFLFNIVLPITVLFELPAVVMFLTKIRLLNPRRLGQFRKFAYFILFVLGALVTPPDILSAILVTIPMMGLYEISVLLSRIVYSKQQAADTAALKET; translated from the coding sequence ATGCCAGAAGAACAATCATTTGTCGCGCATCTGGATGAACTGCGGCGGAGGCTGATCCGGGTCCTCCTCGTTATTGCCGTGGCCGTCATAGTGGGGATGCTGATCGCAAACCCGATCATCCGTTATATACAAGAAAGCGGCCCGGCAGCCGATTTTTCGCTTAAAGTGTTCTCGCCTTGGGATGCGGTTCGGATTTACATGAATGTGGCCTTGGCGGTGGCGCTTGTAATTGCGCTACCCTATGCCATGCTGCAGATTTGGGGATTTGTCAAGCCGGGGTTGCGGCGGGAGGAGCAAGTGGCAGCCGTCAAATATGTGCCGTTTGTCTTTGTGCTCGCACTGCTCGGTCTAGCCTTCTCGTATTTTATCGTATTTCCGTTCGCCATCTTGTTTTCGACGCGGCTATCAGGCTCGTTGGGATTGGAGGAGATGTTCGGCATCTCCCAATACTTTTCTTTTTTGTTTAATATCGTGCTGCCCATCACGGTCCTTTTCGAACTGCCGGCGGTCGTGATGTTCCTGACCAAGATTCGGCTGTTGAACCCCCGGAGGTTGGGGCAATTCAGAAAGTTCGCCTACTTTATATTGTTCGTTCTGGGCGCCCTGGTTACACCGCCCGATATTTTGAGCGCGATACTCGTCACCATTCCTATGATGGGGCTTTATGAAATTAGCGTGCTCTTGTCACGAATTGTTTATAGCAAGCAGCAAGCGGCTGACACCGCAGCGTTGAAGGAAACTTGA
- a CDS encoding helix-turn-helix transcriptional regulator, whose amino-acid sequence MKRVDLAKIKLLRKNKNISLDEMARKVGYESPNGYYYLEIGRGRFPAETLAKVADVLETPIEELFFEDEVTEMAICVLAGKNTPMRQVNKQIER is encoded by the coding sequence TTGAAGAGAGTAGACCTCGCCAAAATTAAACTGCTTCGCAAAAATAAGAATATATCACTAGATGAAATGGCGAGGAAAGTAGGGTATGAAAGTCCAAACGGTTACTACTATCTGGAGATCGGTAGAGGAAGGTTTCCTGCTGAGACACTCGCTAAAGTTGCTGATGTGCTTGAAACACCAATAGAGGAACTTTTTTTTGAAGATGAAGTTACCGAAATGGCAATTTGTGTTTTGGCTGGGAAGAACACGCCCATGAGACAAGTAAACAAACAAATCGAGAGGTAG
- the groES gene encoding co-chaperone GroES, which translates to MIKPLGDRVLIEPMEKEETTSSGIVLPDTAKEKPQEGKVVAVGSGALKDGERVPLEVKEGDRIIFSKYAGTEVKYEGKEMLIMRESDILAIIG; encoded by the coding sequence ATGATCAAACCTTTAGGCGATCGTGTACTCATCGAACCGATGGAGAAGGAGGAAACTACGTCCAGCGGCATCGTACTGCCGGATACAGCAAAGGAGAAGCCGCAAGAGGGCAAGGTAGTTGCTGTAGGCAGCGGTGCGTTGAAGGACGGGGAGCGGGTTCCTTTGGAAGTTAAAGAAGGAGACCGGATTATTTTCTCCAAGTATGCAGGCACTGAAGTGAAGTACGAAGGCAAAGAAATGCTGATCATGCGCGAGAGCGATATTCTCGCTATTATCGGCTAA
- a CDS encoding molybdopterin-binding protein has product MDRAAMMKEIRVEDAIGMVLAHDLTQIIPGKFKGRLFQKGHVIQQQDIPALLSIGKEHIYILDVQQGYLHEDDAAIRLAKAAAGKLVEWTEPHEGKSNIVSRIHGLAKIDKRFVDQVNRLGEIALATIPNNTVVHPSDKLAGTRVIPLLVEEEKVIQVEQLAQSRNADIENGQAWGHAGNGPIEVKPFKSLRVGLITTGNEVYHGRIEDKFGPKVEEKLSAFGSRVVEQRLVPDHVEEIVKQIRHFAEQGVDMILLTGGMSVDPDDRTPGAIKRAGAEIVSYGTPMLPGSMLLMAYLKDTPILGLPGCVMHDPHTSFDVLLPRICAGERITADEIADMGYGGLYSC; this is encoded by the coding sequence ATGGACAGGGCCGCCATGATGAAGGAAATTCGTGTGGAAGATGCTATAGGCATGGTGCTTGCACATGACCTGACGCAGATTATACCCGGGAAATTCAAAGGGAGGCTGTTTCAAAAAGGCCACGTGATCCAACAGCAGGACATTCCTGCACTGCTCAGCATCGGCAAGGAACACATTTATATTCTCGACGTGCAACAAGGCTATTTGCATGAGGATGATGCAGCCATCCGTCTGGCGAAAGCGGCAGCGGGCAAACTGGTCGAATGGACAGAGCCTCACGAGGGAAAGTCGAATATTGTGTCTAGAATTCACGGCCTTGCCAAAATCGATAAGCGCTTTGTCGATCAAGTGAATCGCTTGGGAGAAATTGCATTGGCCACCATTCCGAACAATACAGTTGTACACCCTTCCGATAAGCTGGCAGGTACCCGAGTGATCCCTCTTCTTGTCGAAGAGGAAAAAGTCATACAAGTTGAACAGCTTGCCCAATCAAGGAACGCGGACATAGAGAACGGGCAAGCGTGGGGACACGCAGGAAATGGTCCGATTGAGGTGAAGCCCTTCAAATCGCTTCGGGTAGGCTTGATTACGACGGGGAATGAAGTGTATCATGGGCGTATTGAAGATAAATTTGGCCCCAAGGTTGAAGAGAAGCTGAGTGCTTTTGGGTCGCGCGTGGTCGAACAGCGACTTGTGCCGGATCATGTCGAAGAGATTGTGAAGCAAATTCGTCATTTTGCAGAACAAGGCGTTGACATGATCCTGCTGACCGGAGGGATGTCTGTAGACCCGGATGACCGTACGCCCGGCGCTATCAAAAGAGCCGGAGCGGAAATCGTGAGCTACGGCACGCCAATGCTTCCCGGTTCCATGCTGTTGATGGCTTATTTGAAGGATACGCCGATATTGGGTTTGCCAGGCTGTGTCATGCATGATCCGCATACTTCCTTTGATGTGCTGCTCCCGCGTATATGCGCGGGCGAACGCATCACGGCAGATGAAATCGCCGATATGGGATACGGCGGCTTGTACAGCTGTTGA
- a CDS encoding tyrosine-type recombinase/integrase, with translation MASFTKVKANNKQGYKWICVKDGPPDPATGNRKQIARRGDTKKEAEERVDAAIKKLKETKHDEKLIKSLKFEKVASDWLKTYSRGKRKKSTIRIREKEIKILNRYIAKAGIAEITPRKHQEILNDLFDKGYAKSTIEGVHVTAGMIYKYAIKEKYRDDNPCVGAEIPEREVTVDDIENASIENDYLTRGELSEFLDTVLKHGKDEDKEIFFLLAFTGMRPGELCALWESVLNFKENKIKIIRTMYNPDNNMRKYELTPPKTKGSIREIVVEPEIMDMLKAHVRSMTKLKMKARLVEEDICEDNFVFCRPNGYPYIQKTLINRMNRLLNKTTITKEATPHIFRHTHVSMLAEAGVDLPTIMKRVGHDDMDTTLKIYLHVTEKMQQNASLKVQTTYNDLLHMIEAK, from the coding sequence ATGGCTTCTTTCACGAAAGTCAAAGCAAACAACAAACAAGGCTATAAATGGATTTGTGTGAAGGACGGTCCTCCTGACCCAGCTACAGGTAACCGGAAACAGATAGCAAGAAGAGGAGACACGAAAAAAGAGGCAGAAGAGCGTGTTGATGCGGCGATTAAAAAACTTAAGGAGACAAAGCATGACGAGAAGCTCATCAAGAGTTTGAAATTCGAAAAAGTTGCGTCTGATTGGCTCAAAACATATTCGCGAGGAAAACGAAAGAAAAGCACAATTCGTATTCGAGAAAAGGAAATCAAGATCCTGAATCGGTATATCGCAAAAGCTGGGATCGCTGAAATCACTCCACGAAAACACCAAGAGATACTCAATGACTTATTTGATAAAGGGTATGCAAAAAGCACTATTGAAGGAGTTCATGTAACGGCTGGTATGATTTATAAGTATGCGATAAAAGAAAAATATAGGGATGATAATCCGTGCGTGGGGGCAGAAATCCCAGAACGAGAAGTAACCGTTGATGATATTGAAAATGCGTCCATAGAGAACGATTATTTGACAAGAGGAGAGTTATCCGAGTTCCTTGATACCGTCTTGAAACACGGAAAAGATGAAGATAAAGAGATATTCTTCCTCCTCGCCTTCACCGGCATGCGCCCTGGTGAGTTATGCGCTCTTTGGGAATCGGTGTTGAATTTTAAGGAGAACAAAATCAAGATTATCAGGACTATGTACAACCCAGACAATAACATGCGGAAGTATGAACTGACCCCACCAAAGACTAAGGGATCGATCCGGGAAATAGTTGTGGAGCCAGAAATTATGGACATGCTTAAGGCACATGTAAGAAGTATGACGAAGCTAAAAATGAAGGCTAGGTTAGTCGAGGAGGATATTTGTGAGGACAATTTCGTATTCTGCCGTCCAAACGGATATCCTTACATTCAGAAAACATTGATCAATCGAATGAACAGGCTTCTTAATAAGACCACCATCACAAAAGAAGCGACGCCACACATTTTTCGCCATACACACGTCAGTATGCTCGCCGAAGCCGGTGTCGATCTGCCCACAATCATGAAGAGAGTTGGTCATGACGACATGGATACTACCCTCAAGATTTATCTCCACGTGACTGAAAAGATGCAACAAAACGCTTCACTTAAAGTCCAAACAACATACAACGATTTACTACACATGATCGAAGCTAAATAA
- a CDS encoding transposase yields MSLVRAGFKNDSYSYFLQLRWPEGFRCPRCGYNQAYSLRTRQLPLYQCRACRFQTSLTAGTILEGSRTSLDKWRTAIEWVSTASSINATQLKDMIQVTYKTAWRMLHKIRSAISMLDASCMQTGQVRAGMAFYGRPLFTYQQTPHEHPVWVSVSEEQTVSKQGSHDHNSRVYVKIKCVQNNELCGEKLNNQGKKRMADTHMAATANINFLSKWEFAKDPLLKQIFVDAKEWINRTFKGIGGKHLQSYWDEYCFRVNYAHNELPLNHRLACVCISRC; encoded by the coding sequence ATGAGCCTTGTTAGAGCTGGTTTCAAGAACGATAGTTATTCATATTTCCTCCAACTAAGATGGCCGGAAGGGTTTCGCTGTCCACGCTGCGGGTACAATCAGGCTTACTCACTCCGCACCAGGCAGCTGCCGCTCTACCAATGCCGCGCATGCCGATTTCAAACCTCACTGACTGCCGGAACGATATTGGAGGGCAGCCGCACTAGCCTAGACAAGTGGCGCACGGCAATTGAATGGGTATCTACAGCTTCCAGCATCAACGCCACTCAATTGAAAGATATGATCCAAGTGACGTACAAGACAGCATGGAGAATGCTCCACAAAATTCGCAGCGCAATCAGTATGCTTGATGCTTCCTGCATGCAGACAGGGCAAGTTAGGGCAGGCATGGCATTTTACGGACGTCCGCTCTTTACCTACCAGCAAACCCCGCACGAGCATCCTGTATGGGTGAGCGTATCTGAGGAGCAAACGGTCAGTAAACAGGGAAGTCACGATCACAATTCTCGTGTGTACGTGAAGATAAAGTGTGTCCAGAATAATGAGCTTTGTGGAGAAAAGTTGAATAATCAAGGAAAAAAGCGCATGGCAGACACGCATATGGCGGCAACCGCAAATATAAATTTTCTGTCTAAGTGGGAGTTTGCAAAAGATCCTCTGCTTAAGCAGATTTTTGTGGACGCCAAGGAATGGATAAACAGAACGTTCAAGGGCATCGGCGGCAAGCACCTGCAATCTTATTGGGACGAATACTGCTTCAGAGTTAACTACGCTCATAATGAATTACCTCTTAACCATCGTCTGGCTTGTGTTTGCATATCTCGTTGCTGA